The Salinibaculum sp. SYNS191 genome has a window encoding:
- a CDS encoding ribbon-helix-helix protein, CopG family, with amino-acid sequence MNDVLSDMPEVAIELSEEELEAIDEKAFADHRDNREAAIRSLLAEWLEQREE; translated from the coding sequence ATGAACGACGTTCTATCCGACATGCCGGAAGTGGCTATCGAACTCTCCGAGGAGGAACTCGAGGCCATCGACGAGAAGGCCTTTGCGGACCACCGGGACAACCGCGAGGCGGCCATCCGGTCGCTACTGGCCGAGTGGCTGGAGCAGCGCGAGGAGTAG
- the trxA gene encoding thioredoxin, whose translation MSDSDADDIEAIRERKREQLQNAASVPEEPIHVEGNDHLQSLVADYDVVLVDFYADWCGPCKMLEPTVETLAAETPAAVAKVDVDAHQAIAREFNVQGVPTLVLFADGSAAEQMVGVKDEQTLRQLVDSYT comes from the coding sequence ATGAGCGACTCAGATGCCGACGATATCGAGGCAATCAGAGAACGAAAGCGCGAACAACTCCAGAACGCGGCTTCGGTCCCCGAGGAGCCGATTCACGTGGAGGGTAACGACCACCTCCAGTCGCTGGTGGCCGACTACGACGTGGTACTCGTCGACTTCTACGCCGACTGGTGTGGCCCCTGCAAGATGCTGGAACCGACCGTCGAGACGCTCGCGGCCGAGACGCCGGCGGCCGTCGCGAAGGTGGACGTCGACGCCCACCAGGCCATCGCCCGGGAGTTCAACGTCCAGGGCGTCCCGACGCTCGTCCTCTTCGCCGACGGCAGCGCCGCCGAGCAGATGGTCGGCGTGAAGGACGAACAGACGCTCCGCCAGCTCGTCGACAGCTACACCTGA
- a CDS encoding protein sorting system archaetidylserine synthase (This PssA-like phosphatidyltransferase, along with a PssD-like decarboxylase, is required in Haloarchaea for the archaeosortase ArtA to replace the PGF-CTERM sorting signal with a C-terminal lipid anchor.) — translation MSLQVRQRLGVADVMTLLNAVLGVVAMVVAVTVGPVAAAQLILLAAVADGLDGIIARSQGGTAVGPLLDSIADIVSFGTAPALFLWAATEAVIADAVPASLPMSEGLAVLAASAVPAVVVVFSLIRTALYTVHVGEDEDRPGIQNTLAASILVAAYLAGLTAPAVLLPAAVVLSVLMVAPVPYPKLRARDALVMGVVQVGAIFLPAAFGRVFPRALLLAALAYMTLAPRYYWAE, via the coding sequence ATGTCGCTCCAGGTGCGTCAGCGACTCGGCGTCGCCGACGTGATGACGTTGCTCAACGCCGTGCTGGGGGTCGTGGCCATGGTCGTCGCCGTCACCGTCGGCCCGGTCGCTGCTGCCCAGCTCATCCTGCTCGCTGCCGTCGCCGACGGCCTCGACGGCATCATCGCCCGCTCGCAGGGCGGGACGGCTGTCGGGCCGCTGCTGGACTCTATCGCGGACATCGTCTCCTTCGGCACCGCGCCGGCGCTGTTCCTGTGGGCCGCGACGGAGGCTGTCATCGCCGATGCGGTCCCGGCGAGTCTGCCGATGTCGGAGGGGCTAGCGGTGCTGGCGGCGTCGGCCGTCCCGGCAGTCGTCGTCGTGTTCTCCCTGATACGGACGGCGCTGTACACCGTCCACGTCGGCGAGGACGAGGACCGTCCCGGCATCCAGAACACGCTGGCGGCCTCCATCCTCGTCGCGGCCTACCTCGCGGGGCTCACCGCCCCCGCCGTCCTGCTCCCGGCGGCCGTCGTCCTCTCGGTGCTGATGGTCGCGCCGGTTCCCTACCCCAAACTCCGGGCGCGGGACGCGCTGGTGATGGGCGTCGTCCAGGTCGGGGCAATCTTCCTGCCGGCCGCGTTCGGACGTGTGTTCCCGCGCGCTCTGTTGCTCGCTGCGCTCGCCTACATGACCCTCGCACCGCGGTACTACTGGGCGGAGTAG
- a CDS encoding metal-dependent hydrolase has product MAGTVVHMAFAGLLAAALLGAAYDRRAVAVVVGVTALADLDSFVALVSPGSHRAVLHNFVVPAAAALLLWADTSLRTDSLVRGRYGHYGVRVVWVAIVAYAVSAVGLDIVRGGVNPFYPLVDQFYVLDGKIELSDQRGIIQTFVEVQTGSGGSVPVPEGLGSTADVSFSTGVDPDPSGTETDPERIFPVVRAGWELLVLVVGTVVTLARFRLPYGLDEE; this is encoded by the coding sequence ATGGCCGGGACAGTCGTTCACATGGCCTTCGCGGGCCTGCTGGCCGCCGCGCTCCTCGGTGCCGCCTACGACAGGCGGGCCGTGGCCGTCGTCGTCGGCGTCACCGCACTGGCGGACCTCGACTCCTTCGTCGCACTCGTCTCCCCCGGTAGTCACCGCGCCGTCCTCCACAACTTCGTCGTCCCGGCGGCCGCCGCCCTCCTGCTGTGGGCGGACACGTCGCTGCGCACCGACTCCCTCGTCCGCGGTCGGTACGGCCACTACGGCGTCCGCGTCGTGTGGGTGGCAATCGTCGCCTACGCCGTCTCCGCCGTCGGGCTCGACATCGTCCGCGGTGGCGTGAACCCTTTCTACCCGCTGGTCGACCAGTTCTACGTCCTCGACGGGAAGATAGAGCTGTCTGACCAGCGCGGCATTATCCAGACGTTCGTGGAGGTCCAGACCGGGTCGGGTGGCAGCGTCCCTGTCCCGGAGGGACTCGGCAGCACCGCCGACGTGAGCTTCAGTACCGGCGTCGATCCGGACCCCAGCGGCACGGAGACCGACCCAGAGCGCATCTTCCCGGTGGTCCGCGCGGGCTGGGAACTCCTGGTGCTCGTCGTCGGGACGGTCGTCACGCTGGCGCGCTTTCGCCTCCCGTACGGACTCGACGAGGAGTGA
- a CDS encoding tetratricopeptide repeat protein, with amino-acid sequence MSPDDATLDEQMAVVTRRLEFIDLLAERGPLATRDVVDAVSQSRSTVTRALGELRDAGLVGKRDGGYEASVAGTMAAEQYRRHETAMGAIFDSRELLAPIPESHAPPVEFLTGAETILADEDIPVRPLEAISERVRGADAVRAYLPTLVNTHLLRVWHRVVVDDGVDSEALFDPDLLTVLKGQYPQILSEMAAADDFSAFAVSGPPYGVFLTTHGKREVAGLVVYEDGTAVRGVVVNDTDDAVEWATDVLGTVRSEADAVTDDFAALSAALTDGTPTTRSTGHQRPQRADLRPNASHALPLALAEAGFIRLSPASRDTHEAAPPEVSWRTGLALADVRAGHAVHRRDDDDGQNLTERLLDGLSRGRDHVVLGPPGTGKSTVCQSVASEWDARDFGSVLYRPYGRGDPFDAPALLEAYLRQHEADVLVVVEDAVRESADALFRVVRALEDAEHVSFLLDARTREWEDIDTFSLDPRLDNYRRTALEQVRVPAFDERECERFVEHFRSLVGDPGISGAELFASLDGADGDDASDVTPGSAVHVQYRLSRHHDPASDAPTALDAAVARTYRRIADGENTLALDIAVTSAALHVAGVSVRPAYLSAVAADDEFGAVDDALSALEGELLFDQRRHRPTQRPATYRLRHETWSRRFLETFVEQVPDGEARERFGRCLTRVLALADRPDQRDRIERHRDGRTPGLHQIAADPETWADNVSARLFGIGRTNPALAPLFGDTDGSALTLPDACSPKTHLQQAYWRGEMNRVHGAYERAEREFQTLRDRAQTVAVPTGVSTTPSAPAGAHVHDTDETASETASTRRAYWQALALTKLGTVSRERGNLETAEDRLREARSLFREIDDRHGEATVLLNLGALGHKRGTLEDAATDLEEALDNFRDVGDRHGEGKALLNLGAVAHRRKSLDTATEYFDASLDIFRQTADRHREGLALLNLGAAAGNRGDLSTAIERLEASLAAFRDIGARRRIAHAHHSLGEMASKRGDLDTAGSSLREGLALARDIEARAMETLLRISLGNVDRKRGDLETAAEQFQRSLDAARETGARPQESLALVHLGMVAREREQYDDAAAYVDEGLTVARDSDARRETCLARLEEGIVSLERGDHERASSALEESLTTARDSADQHLEARCLYALGRLARARDAPERAQSRLTAAAEAAFDMGAGVSRDIVDELVDLCETRGDAETATEWCDRAVEFARETDRKEMRRHFDGRRSALDG; translated from the coding sequence GTGTCTCCCGACGACGCAACATTGGACGAGCAGATGGCGGTGGTCACCCGACGACTGGAGTTCATCGACCTGCTCGCGGAGCGCGGGCCGCTGGCGACGCGGGACGTCGTCGACGCGGTGAGCCAGTCGCGCTCGACGGTCACGCGTGCGCTCGGGGAACTCCGCGACGCAGGGCTGGTGGGAAAACGCGACGGGGGCTACGAGGCGAGCGTCGCCGGGACGATGGCCGCCGAGCAGTACCGCCGCCACGAAACCGCGATGGGGGCTATCTTCGACTCGCGGGAGTTGCTCGCACCGATTCCCGAGTCCCACGCGCCGCCGGTCGAGTTCCTCACCGGCGCGGAGACGATACTCGCCGACGAGGACATCCCGGTTCGACCGCTCGAAGCCATCTCGGAGCGGGTCCGCGGCGCGGACGCGGTGCGGGCGTACCTCCCGACGCTCGTCAACACCCACCTGCTCCGGGTCTGGCACCGGGTCGTCGTCGACGACGGCGTCGACAGCGAGGCGCTGTTCGACCCGGACTTGCTGACGGTGCTGAAAGGACAGTACCCACAGATTCTCTCGGAGATGGCTGCCGCAGACGACTTCTCCGCGTTCGCCGTTTCCGGGCCGCCCTACGGCGTCTTCCTCACGACACACGGGAAACGGGAGGTGGCAGGGCTCGTCGTCTACGAGGACGGGACCGCGGTCCGCGGTGTCGTGGTGAACGACACCGACGACGCCGTCGAGTGGGCCACAGACGTCCTCGGGACGGTCCGGTCGGAGGCGGACGCTGTAACCGACGACTTCGCCGCGCTGAGCGCCGCACTCACGGACGGCACGCCGACCACCCGGTCGACCGGCCACCAGCGGCCCCAGCGGGCAGACCTGCGCCCGAACGCTAGCCACGCGCTCCCGCTCGCGCTGGCGGAAGCGGGATTCATTCGTCTCTCGCCGGCGTCCCGCGACACGCACGAGGCAGCACCGCCGGAGGTGAGCTGGCGCACGGGACTGGCGCTCGCGGACGTCCGGGCGGGCCACGCCGTCCACCGGCGCGACGACGACGACGGGCAGAACCTCACCGAACGCCTCCTCGACGGACTCTCCCGGGGCCGCGACCACGTCGTCCTCGGACCGCCGGGGACGGGAAAGAGCACCGTCTGCCAGTCCGTCGCATCCGAGTGGGACGCCCGCGACTTCGGGTCGGTGCTCTACCGTCCGTACGGACGCGGCGACCCGTTCGACGCGCCGGCACTCCTGGAGGCATATCTCCGCCAGCACGAGGCGGACGTCCTCGTCGTCGTCGAGGACGCCGTCCGGGAGTCGGCCGACGCTCTGTTTCGGGTCGTACGGGCGCTCGAGGACGCCGAACACGTGTCGTTCCTGCTCGACGCTCGGACACGGGAGTGGGAGGATATCGACACGTTCTCTCTCGACCCTCGGCTCGACAATTACCGACGGACTGCGCTGGAGCAGGTGCGCGTGCCTGCGTTCGACGAACGCGAGTGCGAACGATTCGTCGAACACTTCCGGTCGCTCGTCGGCGACCCCGGCATCTCGGGAGCAGAACTGTTCGCGTCTCTCGACGGAGCCGACGGGGACGACGCTTCGGACGTCACACCCGGGAGCGCAGTACACGTTCAGTACCGGCTGTCACGCCATCACGACCCCGCGAGCGACGCGCCGACCGCTCTCGACGCGGCTGTCGCCCGGACGTATCGACGCATCGCCGACGGAGAGAACACGCTCGCGCTCGACATCGCCGTGACGAGCGCCGCACTCCACGTCGCTGGCGTCAGCGTGCGGCCGGCGTACCTCTCCGCAGTCGCGGCAGACGACGAGTTCGGCGCCGTCGACGACGCGCTGTCGGCACTCGAAGGGGAACTCCTGTTCGACCAGCGTCGCCACCGGCCGACGCAGCGCCCGGCGACCTATCGACTCCGCCACGAAACCTGGTCCCGGCGGTTTCTGGAGACCTTCGTAGAGCAGGTCCCCGACGGGGAAGCCCGCGAGCGGTTCGGTCGCTGTCTGACGCGGGTTTTGGCCCTGGCCGACCGGCCCGACCAGCGGGACCGGATAGAGCGTCACCGCGACGGTCGTACGCCCGGCCTCCACCAGATCGCTGCCGACCCCGAGACCTGGGCCGACAACGTCTCCGCCCGCCTGTTCGGCATCGGCAGAACGAACCCCGCGCTCGCGCCGCTTTTCGGGGACACCGACGGGAGTGCGCTCACGCTCCCCGACGCCTGCTCGCCGAAGACGCACCTCCAGCAGGCGTACTGGCGAGGGGAGATGAACCGCGTCCACGGCGCGTACGAGCGGGCCGAAAGGGAGTTCCAGACGCTCCGCGACCGGGCACAGACCGTCGCCGTCCCCACCGGCGTCTCGACAACGCCCTCCGCGCCGGCCGGTGCTCACGTCCACGATACCGACGAGACAGCCTCAGAAACGGCGTCGACACGCCGAGCGTACTGGCAGGCGCTCGCGCTGACCAAACTGGGGACAGTGTCCCGGGAGCGCGGCAACCTCGAGACGGCCGAGGACCGTCTCCGAGAGGCGCGGTCGCTGTTTCGGGAGATAGACGACCGACACGGGGAGGCGACGGTGTTGCTGAACCTGGGCGCGCTGGGCCACAAGCGAGGGACGCTCGAAGACGCCGCGACGGACCTCGAGGAGGCACTCGACAACTTTCGTGACGTCGGTGACCGCCACGGCGAGGGGAAGGCGCTGTTGAATCTCGGGGCCGTCGCGCACCGCCGCAAGTCACTCGACACGGCGACCGAGTACTTCGACGCGAGCCTCGACATCTTCCGACAGACGGCCGACCGCCACCGCGAGGGACTGGCCCTTCTCAACCTCGGCGCGGCCGCCGGGAACCGGGGCGACCTGTCGACTGCGATAGAACGGCTCGAAGCGAGCCTCGCCGCGTTCCGCGACATCGGCGCTCGCAGACGGATAGCCCACGCCCACCACTCGCTGGGGGAGATGGCCAGCAAGCGTGGGGACCTCGACACTGCCGGTTCCTCCCTCCGGGAGGGGCTGGCGCTCGCACGCGACATCGAGGCGCGAGCCATGGAGACGCTCCTGCGAATCAGCCTGGGCAACGTGGACCGAAAGCGAGGCGACCTGGAGACGGCCGCCGAGCAGTTCCAGCGCAGCCTCGACGCCGCGCGCGAGACCGGCGCTCGGCCGCAGGAGTCACTCGCGCTCGTCCACCTGGGGATGGTTGCCCGCGAACGAGAACAGTACGACGACGCGGCGGCGTACGTCGACGAGGGTCTGACCGTCGCCCGTGACAGCGACGCCCGCCGGGAGACGTGTCTGGCACGCCTCGAAGAGGGAATCGTCTCTCTGGAACGGGGCGACCACGAACGAGCGTCGAGTGCCCTCGAAGAGAGCCTCACGACTGCTCGGGACAGCGCCGACCAGCACCTGGAGGCGCGGTGTCTGTACGCGCTCGGCCGCCTCGCGCGGGCCCGTGACGCGCCCGAACGGGCGCAGTCGAGGCTGACGGCGGCCGCAGAGGCTGCGTTCGACATGGGTGCCGGCGTCTCCCGCGATATCGTCGACGAACTCGTCGACCTGTGTGAGACGCGTGGAGATGCCGAGACGGCCACAGAATGGTGTGACCGCGCGGTCGAGTTCGCCCGCGAGACCGACCGAAAGGAGATGCGCCGGCACTTCGACGGCCGCCGGAGTGCGCTCGACGGATGA
- a CDS encoding PQQ-binding-like beta-propeller repeat protein, which translates to MRDDAACNGDAQRDETDDRQWFRRRVLATTAGGLAALAGCSSGGDGDGGEDATPSEGRTGGATDPGAETGTDDATSSSTGESQTPFETDTASTPSRLTDPGMNAYNRSFDGPAPASAIQRAWSYETESYGEVRLVAHQGNTYVLTDAVTKLGPEGEKQWRKRIDGLTAGPYLMGDTLVFESEERRLIGLAAADGSRRWVKSHPENARLPVRPVDDERYLFVVSAGGGKRKLAEYDVADETVARSSTVVETGVSDIYDGLTWRGSSDAYHFFEPTTGFATRYLVAFSRDDLSKAWEVETEAPGLNPQQTIAGDDQLYVKLEKSDGGQTTIEALSQASGERNWRVSGPDTPYASLAPVAADGTHLYVLGDEQKTVRAHAVSDGSVAWEYTTLNPITSATVAKGTLYLSLENSSILALETASGEKVTTYDTERRLATILTVGNRMLAVPGTGRTVAMYRPNA; encoded by the coding sequence ATGAGAGACGATGCAGCCTGCAACGGCGACGCGCAACGTGACGAGACCGACGACAGACAGTGGTTCCGCCGGCGCGTGCTGGCGACGACCGCAGGCGGCCTGGCGGCACTGGCCGGCTGTTCGTCCGGCGGTGACGGAGACGGCGGGGAAGACGCGACGCCCTCGGAAGGTCGGACCGGCGGCGCTACCGACCCGGGTGCAGAAACGGGGACGGACGATGCCACGTCGTCCTCGACGGGGGAATCGCAGACGCCCTTCGAGACGGACACCGCCAGCACGCCGAGTCGGCTGACCGACCCCGGGATGAACGCCTACAATCGGTCCTTCGACGGGCCGGCCCCGGCGAGTGCCATCCAGCGGGCGTGGTCGTACGAGACCGAGAGCTACGGTGAGGTGCGGCTGGTCGCACACCAGGGCAACACCTACGTCTTGACCGACGCGGTCACGAAACTGGGACCAGAGGGCGAGAAACAGTGGCGGAAACGAATCGACGGCCTCACCGCCGGCCCGTACCTGATGGGGGACACGCTCGTCTTCGAGAGTGAAGAGCGCCGACTTATCGGCCTGGCCGCAGCGGACGGCAGCAGACGGTGGGTCAAATCCCATCCCGAGAACGCGAGGCTCCCCGTTCGACCCGTCGACGACGAGCGGTACCTGTTCGTCGTCTCCGCGGGTGGCGGCAAACGGAAGCTGGCCGAGTACGACGTCGCCGACGAGACCGTCGCTCGCTCCTCAACCGTCGTCGAGACCGGCGTCTCGGACATCTACGACGGCCTGACGTGGCGCGGGTCGAGCGACGCGTACCACTTCTTCGAGCCGACGACGGGTTTCGCGACGCGGTATCTCGTCGCCTTCAGCCGCGACGACCTCTCGAAAGCGTGGGAGGTCGAGACGGAAGCCCCCGGCCTCAACCCGCAGCAGACCATCGCGGGTGACGACCAACTGTACGTCAAACTGGAAAAGAGCGACGGGGGACAGACCACTATCGAGGCGCTGAGCCAGGCGTCCGGCGAGCGCAACTGGCGCGTCTCGGGCCCCGACACCCCCTACGCGTCGCTCGCTCCTGTCGCGGCCGACGGGACGCACCTCTACGTCCTCGGTGACGAACAAAAGACGGTGCGTGCCCACGCTGTCTCCGACGGCAGCGTCGCGTGGGAGTACACGACGCTGAATCCGATAACCAGCGCCACCGTCGCGAAGGGGACGCTGTATCTCTCCCTCGAGAACAGCAGCATCCTCGCGTTGGAAACTGCGAGCGGTGAGAAGGTCACGACCTACGACACGGAGCGGCGATTGGCGACGATTCTCACCGTCGGAAACCGGATGCTCGCTGTTCCCGGGACGGGACGGACTGTCGCCATGTACCGCCCGAACGCGTAA
- a CDS encoding PRC-barrel domain-containing protein, translating into MDRDSTPQEITNLVGREVYTNNGVFIGQVEDLRLDLDAEEVTGLALHELNTDLFGSEAASARGVIVPYRWVQAVGDVIIVNDIVERIQKQKAEADEEEEATA; encoded by the coding sequence ATGGACAGAGACTCCACGCCGCAGGAGATTACGAACCTCGTCGGGCGGGAAGTGTACACGAACAACGGTGTGTTCATCGGTCAGGTAGAGGACCTCCGCCTCGACCTGGACGCTGAGGAGGTCACGGGGCTGGCGCTGCACGAACTCAACACGGACCTCTTCGGGAGCGAGGCCGCGTCAGCGCGCGGCGTCATCGTCCCCTACCGCTGGGTGCAGGCAGTCGGCGACGTCATCATCGTCAACGACATCGTCGAGCGGATACAGAAACAGAAGGCCGAGGCCGACGAGGAAGAGGAAGCGACGGCCTAG
- a CDS encoding GNAT family N-acetyltransferase has protein sequence MTGYVVRRVDGEATLADAHDVRRTVFIEEQGVSEAEEMDGRDDEATHVVVYETDTDRPVGTARVRYVDDETAKAERVAVRAEHRGEGLGRRLMEHLEAEAREQGCSTVDLHAQTAVEEFYASLGYETVSDEFLEAGIPHVEMEKEL, from the coding sequence ATGACAGGGTACGTGGTCCGTCGGGTGGACGGCGAGGCGACGCTGGCGGACGCCCACGACGTCCGCCGGACAGTCTTCATCGAGGAGCAGGGCGTCTCCGAGGCCGAGGAGATGGACGGCAGGGACGACGAGGCGACACACGTCGTCGTCTACGAGACCGATACCGACCGCCCTGTCGGCACCGCGCGCGTCCGGTACGTCGACGACGAGACGGCGAAGGCCGAACGCGTCGCCGTCCGCGCCGAGCACCGCGGCGAGGGGCTGGGTCGACGGCTGATGGAACACCTCGAAGCCGAGGCACGCGAGCAGGGCTGTTCGACCGTCGACCTGCACGCGCAGACTGCCGTCGAGGAGTTCTACGCGTCGCTGGGCTACGAGACGGTCAGCGACGAGTTCCTGGAGGCCGGCATTCCCCACGTCGAGATGGAAAAAGAGCTGTAG
- a CDS encoding DHH family phosphoesterase, which produces MSTYAILGCGSVGHAVAEELVEEGKDVLIIDADEGRVEALRDQDLDARQDDIRDERVADAVASRDVILIMSSDVEANAAAVEHIRARSEDQFVVARASDPVSADRLTTLGADVVINPSAVIADSALRALETGELEHKARQLGEVIDGTENRMAIRVHRSPDPDSIASAAALKLIASSRDVEADIIYEGEIGHQENRAFVNLLGIELVPADEVNPAEYDTTALVDHAKAGEPDSEERADIIIDHYEHEHDHDAEFTDIRPSVSSTSTILTKYIQELDLSLDQHVATALLYGIRAETLDFKRDTTPADLTAAAYLYPFADHDTLEQVESPSMSPETLDVLAEAIRNREVQGSHLVSNAGFIRDRDALTQAAQHLLNLEGITTTAVFAIADDTIYLAARSKDIRMDIGRVLEDAFDDIGETAGHSTDASVEIPMGIFTGIEVSDENRETLLELTEEAVKKKLFQAMGVDGSDGSNGS; this is translated from the coding sequence ATGTCTACGTATGCTATTCTCGGGTGCGGCAGCGTCGGCCACGCGGTCGCCGAAGAACTCGTCGAGGAGGGGAAAGACGTCCTCATAATCGACGCCGACGAGGGCCGTGTGGAGGCGCTTCGGGACCAGGACCTCGACGCTCGCCAGGACGACATCCGGGACGAGCGGGTCGCCGACGCCGTCGCCAGCCGCGACGTCATCCTCATCATGTCATCCGACGTCGAGGCCAACGCCGCCGCCGTCGAGCACATCCGGGCGCGCAGCGAAGACCAGTTCGTCGTCGCACGGGCGTCCGACCCCGTCTCGGCCGACCGGCTCACGACGCTCGGGGCGGACGTGGTCATCAACCCCTCCGCGGTCATCGCCGACTCCGCGCTGCGTGCGCTGGAGACCGGCGAACTGGAGCACAAGGCCCGCCAGCTGGGCGAGGTCATCGACGGGACGGAGAACCGGATGGCCATCCGCGTCCACCGCAGTCCCGACCCTGACTCCATCGCCAGCGCGGCCGCGCTGAAACTCATCGCGAGCAGCCGCGACGTGGAGGCCGACATCATCTACGAGGGCGAAATCGGCCACCAGGAGAATCGGGCGTTCGTGAACCTGCTGGGCATCGAACTCGTCCCGGCCGACGAGGTCAACCCCGCCGAGTACGACACCACTGCGCTGGTCGACCACGCGAAGGCCGGCGAACCCGACTCGGAGGAACGCGCCGACATCATCATCGACCACTACGAACACGAGCACGACCACGACGCCGAGTTCACCGACATCCGTCCCAGCGTCTCGTCGACGTCGACCATCCTGACGAAGTACATCCAGGAACTCGACCTGAGCCTGGACCAGCACGTCGCGACGGCGCTGCTCTACGGCATCCGCGCGGAGACGCTGGACTTCAAGCGTGACACGACACCGGCGGACCTGACCGCCGCGGCATACCTCTATCCCTTCGCCGACCACGACACGCTCGAACAGGTCGAGTCGCCGTCGATGTCCCCGGAGACGCTGGACGTGCTCGCCGAGGCCATCCGCAATCGCGAGGTCCAGGGCTCGCATCTCGTCTCCAACGCCGGGTTCATCCGCGACCGGGACGCGCTCACGCAGGCCGCCCAGCACCTCCTCAACCTGGAGGGCATCACGACGACGGCCGTCTTCGCCATCGCGGACGACACCATCTACCTCGCCGCGCGCTCGAAGGACATCCGGATGGACATCGGCCGCGTCCTCGAAGACGCCTTCGACGACATCGGCGAGACGGCGGGGCACTCGACGGACGCGAGCGTCGAGATTCCGATGGGCATCTTCACCGGCATCGAAGTCAGCGACGAGAACCGGGAGACGCTGCTCGAACTGACGGAGGAGGCGGTCAAGAAGAAACTGTTCCAGGCGATGGGCGTCGACGGCAGCGACGGCTCGAACGGGTCCTAG
- the thrC gene encoding threonine synthase, which yields MNRCTAVECRDCGTVLTDGQSHPCDGDLTLVHDHGRVRENFEPEDGDPDDHWRYAPLLPVDPTNAVSLGEGGTALVDAPTLGDGLGVDLSLKLEGANPTGSTKDRGSSVLVTYAREAGAETVACASTGNAAASLAAYAARSSLSCRLFVPDDVPDAKAVQPLVYGASVEAVDGSYDDAYDRCRTGASEDGWVDRSAGASPYTAAGARTLGYELAEQTAAPDWVVVPMGNGGTIAGAWAGFETFADLGFVEGTPRMLGVQAEGAPAIHESMQDGPTEDGDGTTCADSIDVGTPHRLADARAAIRDSGGASVTVTDDAIQQFTARLGREEGVFVEPACAAAAAGIETARERGTVDAGDTVVAVMTGSGLKDTATARQAVGLR from the coding sequence ATGAACAGGTGTACGGCAGTCGAGTGCAGGGACTGTGGAACGGTGCTGACCGACGGCCAGTCCCATCCCTGTGACGGCGACCTGACACTGGTACACGACCACGGCCGCGTCCGAGAGAACTTCGAGCCAGAGGACGGCGACCCGGACGACCACTGGCGCTACGCGCCGCTGCTCCCCGTCGACCCGACGAACGCCGTCTCGCTCGGCGAGGGCGGCACGGCGCTCGTGGACGCGCCGACGCTCGGCGACGGCCTCGGCGTCGACCTCTCGCTGAAACTGGAGGGGGCGAATCCCACCGGGTCGACCAAGGACCGCGGGAGCAGCGTTCTCGTCACCTACGCGCGCGAGGCCGGGGCTGAGACGGTCGCCTGCGCGTCGACCGGCAACGCGGCCGCGTCGCTGGCGGCCTACGCCGCGCGCAGTTCGCTCTCCTGTCGGCTGTTCGTGCCCGACGACGTTCCCGATGCGAAGGCGGTCCAGCCGCTGGTCTACGGGGCGTCCGTCGAGGCTGTCGACGGCTCGTACGACGACGCCTACGACCGCTGCAGGACGGGCGCCAGCGAGGACGGCTGGGTCGACCGCAGCGCGGGAGCCTCGCCGTACACGGCGGCCGGTGCCCGGACGCTGGGGTACGAACTCGCCGAGCAGACCGCGGCCCCCGACTGGGTGGTCGTGCCGATGGGCAACGGCGGCACGATAGCCGGTGCGTGGGCCGGCTTCGAGACCTTCGCCGACCTCGGGTTCGTCGAGGGGACGCCCCGGATGCTCGGCGTCCAGGCCGAAGGGGCCCCGGCAATCCACGAGTCGATGCAGGACGGGCCCACCGAAGACGGCGACGGAACGACCTGCGCGGACAGCATCGACGTGGGCACGCCCCACCGCCTTGCCGACGCGCGGGCGGCAATCCGGGACAGCGGCGGGGCATCCGTCACCGTCACCGACGACGCCATCCAGCAGTTCACGGCGCGACTGGGACGTGAGGAGGGCGTCTTTGTCGAACCCGCCTGCGCCGCGGCCGCCGCCGGCATCGAGACCGCGCGCGAGCGGGGCACCGTCGACGCCGGCGATACCGTCGTCGCGGTGATGACCGGCAGCGGCCTGAAAGACACCGCGACGGCCCGGCAGGCGGTCGGTCTCCGGTAG